CAAAATTGTCGCCGCCGTAGTCATCATAATTGGCCGCAAACGTACAGGTCCTGCTTTGAGAATTGCCTCAGTTCGTTCTAGTCCAGAATCCCGTAACTGGTTAATGTAATCTACGATTAAGATGGCATTTTTGTTAGTAATCCCCAGCAAAAACACAAAACCAATCAGAGAAATCATCCCAAAATCACTTTTTGTAAATAGCAGTGTCAGCAGCGCCCCAACCACAGCTAAAGGTAAAGAAAGACCAATAACTATGGGGTCTACCCAACTTTTAAACAACCAAACCAGCACCACAATAATACAAAGTGCCGATAATCCCAAAGTTGTGCCGAAACTACCAAAAACTTCATTCTGACGGGCAGAGTCTCCCCCTAAATTCAAAGAAACACCCGCAGGTATAATAGCTTTAGCCTCAGCTACCACCTGATCAGTTGCATCACCTAAAGTTAAATTTTGACCCAGATTAGCACCGATATAAACTACTCGCTGATTATTCAAACGTTCAATTTGTAAAATCGCGTTTTGTTGGTAAGATGCACCTGTAATAGTCACATCAGCAAAACCAGATATTTTTTCAATTCGGTTTTTAACCGCTTTAGCGGCTGTAGTCAAAGCCTTGATATCATTACCCTGTAAAGCTATTTGCAGAGGTTTTTGCCCACCTGTATCTACAAACTGAATATCTTCTACACTTGTAGTTACACCTACCAATTTTGGCAAAGCAGCGCGGAGTTGGTCTTGTACTTCTGCCGTTTGCACTTCTCGCTCCGCTTTGAGCTTAACGTACAGCGTACCCTTGTTTGGCTCACCTTCACGAGAACCCACAGTAGTAAACACCGTTGCCACTGCGGGGGAATTCCTCACTACTTTTTCCAGTTTCTTCGCAACATCCAAAGAATCATTTAAAGGATTAGTCATGGGAATAGAAGATGATAAAGCAGCTAAAGCCGCAGCAGACAAAGACGAATTTCCTAATTTATCTTTTTGTCCCGGTTCTCCTGGTTGTCCTCCTGGTTGTCCTTGTCCTCCTGGCACCCCTTGTGCAAGATCCGCAGGAAAACTAGGTAAAGGAGCAGTATAAACAATATTAAATTCTCCTCGGTCGAGTTTGGGAATAAACCCTTTGGGAATCAGGGGAATCAGGGCGATACCAGCAATGAAACTACCTACAGCCAAACCAACAACTATCAAGCGGTGCTTCAATGACCAGGCTAACAAGTTCCGGTAAGCTTGATCAAATTCTAGCCAAATTTTACTTTGTTTCTGGGGAGAATTGGATGGTTTAGCTTTGAGCCAGTAAATAGCTAAGACTGGTGATAACGTCCGTGCTACTAACAAAGATGTCAGCATAGCAGCGGAAACAGTAATCCCAAAGGGTTTGAAAAACTGACCAATGACTCCACCCATTAAACCGATGGGTAAAAATACTGCTACCGCTGTCAAAGTGGCTGCGGTGACAGTTAAACCAATTTCATTAGTGGCTATCAGGGCGGCTTCGCGGGGGGTTTTCCCTTCTTCAATATGCCGCATGATGTTTTCAACATCTACTATAGCATCATCAACTATTGAGCCAATTACCAAGGCTAAAGCTAATAGGGTGATAGTTTCTAAATTAAATCCATATATCGCCATAACGATAAATGTCCCTAACAAAGATATGGGAATAGCTAAAGCTGAAATCAGGGTAGCTTGCCAATTCCATAAAAAGGGAAAGATAACAACTACCGATAGGACAATTGCTTCTATCAGTGCATCTATGGTGGAATGGGTGGCATTGCGGATATATTCTGCTTGGGTAGCAGCTAAGGTGAGGGTAACATCTTTTAAGCTAGACCTTAGCTGTTGGACTTCTTTCTCTACCCGACTAACTACTTCTAAGGTATTAGCATCACCTTTTTTAATTACCTGAAAGGCTAAAGCGTCTTTACCATTAAACCTGATTAATGTCCCCACTGGGGGTAATAAAGCATTTTCTTTTTTTTCTGCTTTCTGACTCATGGGCGCAGGCCCTGCGCCCCTACGTTGCTGACTCCTTGTTTGGGGTGGTGTATTGTTACCATCTCCTAATAGGGAGACTTTTAGCACTCCTGGTATTTTAGCGATCGCTGGAATAATTTTATCTTTTGCTAGTTGCTGTAAATTATCAATCTTCCCCGAGGCACTTTCAATCGCATAGCTGACAGCGGCTGATTCGTTCAGATTCAAAGGGATGATTTTTTTATTTGCATCCTTGGGTAGATTTAACTGATTGACTATTTGCGAAATTTTGCTTGTCGCAGTTTCTAAATTAGTACCGACAACGAAAGATAGACTAACAGCCGTTTGACCAGGATAAGTTGATGAACGAATATCCTCAAGTCCTGCTAGTGATTTTAGACTTTCCTCCAGTGGTTTAGTCAATTTTTCTTCCGTATCTAAGGCATTGGTTAAGGGTGCTTGAACATTTACCACCACTACGGGAAAGGTGATATCTGGAAATAAAGCATATTTGAGGGAACTGAAAGCGAGGACACCAGCTACCGCTATCCCTATCCAAAAACACACCGTCAACCAAGAAAACTTAATTGCTAATTTGGAAATATTGAAGCTTTCGCGTGCAGATTCTGATTTATTGGTTTGTACCATCTGATAAAATTATCTTAGTCATTGGTCATTAGTCATCGGTTTTTTTATAACTGACAACTGACAGGTTAGTATAGAACTTCTCAGAGGAAAATGGCTATAGTTAATTTAGCTAAGGTGTTCTCAGCAACACCATAATCTATATATAGTTATCTGATTTCCTATTCTTATGTCAACTTTGATCTTAGTCCCCCAGGGAGCAGAATATCAAGCCGTCTGTCGCGGATTAGGTCGCGTTACCAGTTCTTCACCCCAAGTATTAGCGATTCCAATGGGAATCGAACCTGTGCGGCAATATTTACAACAATTAACCCATGACCAAGAGCATCGCATTCTGATGATGGGTTTATGTGGTAGTTTGAGCAAAAATTATCAGGTTGGAGATATTGTTTTATATCAAAATTGTCTTTATCAAGGAAATCTGCAAGAATGTCATAATTCATTTACCGCAGATATACATAATCAACTTGGGGATCATGTATCTTTAGTCAAAGGATTAACGAGCGATGCCTGCGGCGGGCGTAGCCAACGCATCATAAGTACAGCCAAAGAAAAACACCACTTACATCAACAATCTGGTGCTGAGGTTGTGGATATGGAAGGATACGCGTTTCTAGAATTTTTCCAAGAGTTGCCAAAGGTACAAGTAGCTATACTGCGAGTAGTCAGCGATGATGCTCATCATGATATCCCAAATAT
The window above is part of the Dolichospermum sp. DET69 genome. Proteins encoded here:
- a CDS encoding efflux RND transporter permease subunit; translated protein: MVQTNKSESARESFNISKLAIKFSWLTVCFWIGIAVAGVLAFSSLKYALFPDITFPVVVVNVQAPLTNALDTEEKLTKPLEESLKSLAGLEDIRSSTYPGQTAVSLSFVVGTNLETATSKISQIVNQLNLPKDANKKIIPLNLNESAAVSYAIESASGKIDNLQQLAKDKIIPAIAKIPGVLKVSLLGDGNNTPPQTRSQQRRGAGPAPMSQKAEKKENALLPPVGTLIRFNGKDALAFQVIKKGDANTLEVVSRVEKEVQQLRSSLKDVTLTLAATQAEYIRNATHSTIDALIEAIVLSVVVIFPFLWNWQATLISALAIPISLLGTFIVMAIYGFNLETITLLALALVIGSIVDDAIVDVENIMRHIEEGKTPREAALIATNEIGLTVTAATLTAVAVFLPIGLMGGVIGQFFKPFGITVSAAMLTSLLVARTLSPVLAIYWLKAKPSNSPQKQSKIWLEFDQAYRNLLAWSLKHRLIVVGLAVGSFIAGIALIPLIPKGFIPKLDRGEFNIVYTAPLPSFPADLAQGVPGGQGQPGGQPGEPGQKDKLGNSSLSAAALAALSSSIPMTNPLNDSLDVAKKLEKVVRNSPAVATVFTTVGSREGEPNKGTLYVKLKAEREVQTAEVQDQLRAALPKLVGVTTSVEDIQFVDTGGQKPLQIALQGNDIKALTTAAKAVKNRIEKISGFADVTITGASYQQNAILQIERLNNQRVVYIGANLGQNLTLGDATDQVVAEAKAIIPAGVSLNLGGDSARQNEVFGSFGTTLGLSALCIIVVLVWLFKSWVDPIVIGLSLPLAVVGALLTLLFTKSDFGMISLIGFVFLLGITNKNAILIVDYINQLRDSGLERTEAILKAGPVRLRPIMMTTAATILGMVPIALGLGAGSELRSPMAVSIAGGLVSSTILSLFVVPVFYAILDDWFPRKKVTSKN
- a CDS encoding phosphorylase, whose protein sequence is MSTLILVPQGAEYQAVCRGLGRVTSSSPQVLAIPMGIEPVRQYLQQLTHDQEHRILMMGLCGSLSKNYQVGDIVLYQNCLYQGNLQECHNSFTADIHNQLGDHVSLVKGLTSDACGGRSQRIISTAKEKHHLHQQSGAEVVDMEGYAFLEFFQELPKVQVAILRVVSDDAHHDIPNITSAISADGSLQPLPLAWELICQPLAGIRLITGSLKGLKALTAVTELLFRAC